AACCGCCACAACCGCTTCAATGATTTGCTTGAATACTTCCTCTTTCCGGGTGCCCACCTGGTCTACCATCAGATCCCGATTTGCGGTGAAGAGCTTCCCAGGACGAGCATAGCTAGTGACCCGTAACGAACCGGTCGCAAAACTTTCTCCCGTGAGAGTGATAGCGCGAGCGTCGCCATAGGGCTTACTCGTCACCTGACACAAAATCCAATCGTCCCGACCAACATCGGCCAAGATCACAGCCGGGCGTAGTTTCGTCCGCGACAAATCAGAGAAAGGAAAGCGTACTGAGACTACCGCCCCGGTTGCAGGTGTGACCACGCCTCATCCTCCTCTGGCCGGTCCCAATCCTTGGCAAGCGCCTGTTCGCTGAGCAGAGCAGTTTCAGAAACACCTGTCGTTGGGGCGTCCTCCAAGATCGTCACGAGCGCCTTGCGCGCTGCGGTCAGTTGGATAGCTTCCAGCAAATGTACGTTTCCGTGCTCGTCAATGACAGCCTCGACTGTTCGCAGCATTGTATACCTCCGGCTCGATTGTACACGAGGCACCTGTGTAGCGCACGCCTCATTGGAGACAAGGAAAAGGCAGCCGCTCTCTGCTACCGTGAGGTAATTACTTTTTCTTGGGCGGTGACTTTTCAGCGTGTCCTATTGCAGGCTTATAGCCAGGCTTTTCGATGCTGACTCGACCCTTGGTTGCATCTCGGAACTTTGTGCCGGATTTGCTCACCCGGGCTTTATCAGCAGAAGAACTGTTCTTGCTGGCACCGCCAAATATTGAATCAAGCCATCCCATGAGACTCTCCTCCAAATCGTAACAGATCAGCCCAACGCGATGTGGTAGGCAACTCCAGTAGCTTGGAGGGCTTAATCGTACGTCCAGCCAAAGTATTCGCTGGCTTCCCGAGACCGCCCACACCGTATGCACACAGACCGCATATCCCATCGATGCTCGCCATCCGTGTGTGATGTGACCTCGGGAGCGCGGTCTGCCTGACTCTGATACACGCTAGAGTTGTTGACGTTGCTAATGGCCGTGGACGAGAACAACCAACGACCTACGGCCCCAGGGGATGTGATCGTGTTGGATCGGGGCTACGCCGATTATGGGGTGATGGCGTTCCTGGGGCATCACCAGCGCGACTTTGTGCTCCGGATGCCACGTCGCCGAGCGGGCCTGATCCGGGGGTTTTGGGATGGGCCGCAGCAGGACCAGGTGCTCGAGTTCGTCGCGCCGGAGCGGCAACGGGCGTTCGTGCAGCAGCACGGGCTCGCGTCCAGCGTACGGGTCCGATTCGTGAAGATTGCCTTGGCGGACGGCGACATCGAAGTGGTAGCGACCAGTCTGCTAGAGGCCAAAACAGTTCCGGCGGCAGCGCTCAAGACCCTGTACGGATGGCGGTGGGGCATCGAGACCTATTATGATCGGTTGAAGAACATCTTTGAAGTGGAGCGGTTCAGTGGGCGCACGGTGCGCAGTATTGAGCAAGACTTCTTTGGAGTGATCTTTTTGACGACGCTGGAGAGCGTATTGAGCAAAGCGGCGGACGAGGAGTTAGCGCAGCAAAGTGCCGTTGCGCAGCGCAAGTATGTGGCGCAGGTCAATCACGCGGTGAGCTATCTGGCATTGGTGGATCACGCCGTAGCCTTGTTGCTTGATCCACCCGGAACGGTAGCAGACACGCTCGCCCCCTTACACTTCCTCTTCAAAACCAACCCCACCCTGCATCGCCCCGAACGCCGGTTCCCCCGCCACCGAAGGTCGGGCTATCGGAGGGCCTGGTTTTATCGTTACTTGGTACGCACGGTGGCTTAACTTAATGGCATTGGGCGGCGATGCGGTGGAGCACTGTGTTAGGCCCGGGCCTCGCCCCTTGTTTAACGCGGAGCAAACGCTTCCAACGCCCGCTCATCGGGCAAAGCGTCGTGATCGCACCGCAGCGGCATCAAACAGACGTGGTTGGCACCGGCGGTTAAGTGAGCGTCGATACGCTCGCGAATCTGCTCCTCACTCCCCCAGGCGACCATCGTGTCAATCAGGCGGTCGCTGCAGCCGTTGTCGAAATCTGCTCGCGTCAATCCCTGCGCGAGCAAAATCCGTTGGTAGTTCTCTTGATAAGCATAGAAACTCAGATGTTGCCGCGCCCGCGCTCGCGCCTTGGCAGCATCCCTCTCAAGAATAACGATTACACTGGGACAGACCCAGGCGTCGGGTCCCATCATCTCTCGTGCTCGCTTGGTATGCTCTGGCAAACAGAGGTAGGTGTGTGTGCCGCGCGCTTCGCGCGCCGCCAGCGCTAGCATTTTGGGATGCAGCGCCGCGATCACTAGAGGCGGCTCCGTCTTAGGAGCTACGGCCCGGTACAAGGCCGACTTCATCTTTGGGATATACTCACTCATGTAGCTGTAGGGCTTGGTGTAAGTATGGCTGCGGAGATCCTCGACTAGAGAACGATGACTGACTCCGATCCCCAGGATGAAACGGTCCTCCGCGATTTCGGCCAGAGTTTTGGCCGCCATCGCCATCGTCATGGGATCACGCACCCAGATGTTGGCAATACCGGTGGCGTAGATGAGCCGGTCAGTTTTGGCGAGCAGATACCCACCGTGTGCGAAGGGATCGCGGCCCCAGGCTTCGGGCGTCCACAGCACCTTATAGCCCATTCGCTCGACTCGACGGCAGAACGCCGCGCTCTCCTCCGCACCCATAGCGTCAAGAAAGCAAAAGGCTCCCAACTTGCCAATGTCCATTACTCCCTCCTTCTGTTGCCCTTTTCAGTGGGTCTAACGCCTCCGCTCACGGGCCGCTGCCCAGCCGTGTCCGTCTAGGGTCAGCACGAACCGCCATAGGGCAGCGGTCACGTGCAGCGGTTCGTTAGGCTCGACCTATGCGTACAGCAGCCGTCCTCTTGGCTCGGGAATCGGACGCTTCAGCTCCTTCGCTGTTTCAATCCACTCCTGAATGATCCTCTCGACATTCGTCACCGCTTCTTTGTAGGTCTTGCCATCGGCTGCACAACCCGGCAACTCCGGAACTTCGGCAATGTAGGCTTGATCCGCGTTGCTCCAATACAGGATGATTTCGTATCTCCACTTACTTTTCATCATCGCCTCCGGCCAGTCGGTATTGCACGATGGCCCCTCGTACTTGTTTCACTTGGTAGGGTTTGGCCTGACGACCTTTTGGTTGCAGATTCAAAATCTCTGCGACCCCGTCCTTACTGAAGATGTAATGATCTCCACGAATACGCTCCGCAAACCCTAGCCTTTTCAGCAGATGGCGCAACTCCTCAAAGGAGATGTTCGCATCATCTGTTCCCTGCAGAATTCGAGTGAGAAGTTTATCGTACTTGGCCACGCAACATCTTCTACAGCATTTGTGAAGCAGAGCCTAACGCCTCCGCCTCAGCCCAAACGGATCTTTTCGCGTTCAGCAGTAGCCGCAATAGGGGCCGCGTCCGCTGGTGGGCACAGTTAGGCCGCTTCCTCCTCCTGCTTCTGTTGCCGTTGCGGTGTCCTGCGCAGGGCTTCGTGCAGGACACGGGCTTGCTCTTTATAGAAGGCCACGCGCTCTTCCCAGGTCTTGTCTTTCAACTGCTCATGCTGAGCATCACGGATGCGTCGGGTCAGCTCAAGTGTCTTCAGAGTTGGTTCCTTCTCCATACGTCGTTACCTCTCGCGGCGAATAAATTTCGATAGTCTTGTAGCCGCACTCCTGATTGACGGCATTGAACACGCGGATCTTATCAAATCGTACGATGTGCTTGAAGTTCCAGCTGACCAGCATATCGACCTCGGCTACAGTTGCTAGAGCGATATGGAGCGCGTCGTTAGAAAATTTGGCGGGAAGAATCCTTCTCGCCTCATAGGCTGCGGCTAACTGGTGCACCTCGTCCGTCAACTCCGCAAACTGCGGCTCCAGGGTGAGCAACTCGGCGTATTGCGCCCTGACCTGTTCTGGAGCCGGGACAATTTCGGCGGCGACAATCTCGGAGAGGACGGGCTTGAAGATGCCGCGCAAGAAATCCTGCATCAGCCCCTTCGACCACGGAGCGAACTCCTCGTCGAAGCACCCACCGATGACGGAAGTATCAACATAGACTCGCTGGACTTTCATGGAAGGAAAGCATAACCGAGAAAACCGTCATTCGCCAAGCCGGTCTAACGCCCGCCGTCTCGGGCCGCCGCCCGGACGCAGCCTTTCACGTTCAGCAAGAACCGCAATAGGGCGGCGGTCCCGCGCACGGCTTGGTTAGGCTTCTGCCACCGCTTCTTCCGGCTTTTCGTCTTTGACAACTTTCAACAATCGTTCCTTATGCCGTTCTTGTAAGCGCATGTAGTATTCGACTAACTTCTTCGGATCGTGCTCACACTGTCGGGAAATCCGGTGGCGGACCTCTCGCACACGCTCAATAGCAGGATCGTCTTGCATATCGTCTCTCCTAAGCAAGCAGCTCTAATGGGGTTATAAGCGTCGGGGTAAAGAGCCCAAGCAAGGCATTGACCCGACGAATGTGAACAAATTTATTGGCGTTGGCTAAATGGCGGACATTCCAGGTCAGCAGAAAGTCACACTTATGGAATGAGGCTAAGGCTAGGTGCAGTGCATCCCCAGTCGGATCTTGCGGCATGACCAAGCGTTTAATGTAGGCTTCTACGATCTCGGTGATTGCAGGTTCCACCGGCACCAAGGGCACCTCGGCCAGCAGTTCTAAGGCTTGGTCTTGGTTGGGAAAGGCACCAGCTTCTAATTCATCGAGTACCGCTACACTCGTCACCAGTTCGTAGGCATGTCGCTGACTGTCCCACCAATTCCGTGTCCAATTCCGGCGGGCGATCATTTCTGGTTCGGTGCGAACTTCATAGTAGAAGCTGGGAATGGTCGTCTCAATATACACTCTCTGGCGCATCCTTTAGTATTTACGCGCATCACCATGATGAGGGAAGACGCCGAACGTTATGCGATTGAGCGGCCACGAGCAAGCCGGAACCTTTCCGAGTGGCCGTGGCCGCTCCGCGCAGTGGTCCGCTCGAATCGCGGGTTGGACATACGGCTGGCGGCGCTCGCCCTATGGGGATTTGAACGCGCCCCTCAGGCCGCCTCGGCCCGTGCGAGCTGTGGGGGCGGCGCTCCCCCTC
Above is a genomic segment from Deltaproteobacteria bacterium containing:
- a CDS encoding TIGR03620 family F420-dependent LLM class oxidoreductase, with the protein product MDIGKLGAFCFLDAMGAEESAAFCRRVERMGYKVLWTPEAWGRDPFAHGGYLLAKTDRLIYATGIANIWVRDPMTMAMAAKTLAEIAEDRFILGIGVSHRSLVEDLRSHTYTKPYSYMSEYIPKMKSALYRAVAPKTEPPLVIAALHPKMLALAAREARGTHTYLCLPEHTKRAREMMGPDAWVCPSVIVILERDAAKARARARQHLSFYAYQENYQRILLAQGLTRADFDNGCSDRLIDTMVAWGSEEQIRERIDAHLTAGANHVCLMPLRCDHDALPDERALEAFAPR
- a CDS encoding type II toxin-antitoxin system VapC family toxin, which translates into the protein MRQRVYIETTIPSFYYEVRTEPEMIARRNWTRNWWDSQRHAYELVTSVAVLDELEAGAFPNQDQALELLAEVPLVPVEPAITEIVEAYIKRLVMPQDPTGDALHLALASFHKCDFLLTWNVRHLANANKFVHIRRVNALLGLFTPTLITPLELLA
- a CDS encoding type II toxin-antitoxin system PemK/MazF family toxin, with the translated sequence MVTPATGAVVSVRFPFSDLSRTKLRPAVILADVGRDDWILCQVTSKPYGDARAITLTGESFATGSLRVTSYARPGKLFTANRDLMVDQVGTRKEEVFKQIIEAVVAVLRSELTS
- a CDS encoding type II toxin-antitoxin system VapC family toxin; this translates as MKVQRVYVDTSVIGGCFDEEFAPWSKGLMQDFLRGIFKPVLSEIVAAEIVPAPEQVRAQYAELLTLEPQFAELTDEVHQLAAAYEARRILPAKFSNDALHIALATVAEVDMLVSWNFKHIVRFDKIRVFNAVNQECGYKTIEIYSPREVTTYGEGTNSEDT
- a CDS encoding type II toxin-antitoxin system HicA family toxin, with protein sequence MAKYDKLLTRILQGTDDANISFEELRHLLKRLGFAERIRGDHYIFSKDGVAEILNLQPKGRQAKPYQVKQVRGAIVQYRLAGGDDEK
- a CDS encoding transposase, which encodes MAVDENNQRPTAPGDVIVLDRGYADYGVMAFLGHHQRDFVLRMPRRRAGLIRGFWDGPQQDQVLEFVAPERQRAFVQQHGLASSVRVRFVKIALADGDIEVVATSLLEAKTVPAAALKTLYGWRWGIETYYDRLKNIFEVERFSGRTVRSIEQDFFGVIFLTTLESVLSKAADEELAQQSAVAQRKYVAQVNHAVSYLALVDHAVALLLDPPGTVADTLAPLHFLFKTNPTLHRPERRFPRHRRSGYRRAWFYRYLVRTVA
- a CDS encoding type II toxin-antitoxin system HicB family antitoxin, with translation MKSKWRYEIILYWSNADQAYIAEVPELPGCAADGKTYKEAVTNVERIIQEWIETAKELKRPIPEPRGRLLYA